The nucleotide window GAACGATAGATGAGAGAAGAAGAGCTAGACAACTTCCATTTATTCAACTAACAGGTAGCTTTAATGAAAAAGGTGGACGAAAAATAATAATTTTTGACCCCGATGAAGTAACAAATTATTTATATAGTGAAAAAGTAAAGGCTATAAGCTAATGGAAAATAAACATAGTTTTTCTCATATAGAACCTATTTTAATAGATAAAAACTTTATTAGATATTTAAATGAAGAACAACTAAAAGTTATAGGAGCGATATTAGCTTCTAATCAACAAAAATCTTCTTTTCCTTTATCAGATAAAAGTATCGCTTTTTTTGGTGGATTCAATGATATTAAAATTGTCTCAAACATAAAAAAATCACTAGAGGATATTGGTCTCTTAAAAAAGGATATGACACTTGATTTTGTGAATTGGGAAAGAAACATAAAAAAATGAATAAATTAAAAATTATAAAACCTAAAACTAGACCTATACAAATTGAGCCTTGGTTCTTTAGATATTTAAATGAAGGACAACTAAAAGTTGTAGCTGCTATCTTATCTCATGCAGATATAAAAGATAGACAATCAAATTCATTTCCTTCTAATAGAGTAATTGCATTTTATTGTGGATTCGGAAATTTTGAAAAAGGTTCAAAAGCTTATGAAAAATATGAAAAAATAGAAGATGATGAAAAAATAAAATTTAAAAATGAAAAAATGAAAAATGCAATCATAACTGTTGCAAATATAAAAAAATCATTAGAAAAAATTGGACTTCTAAAAAGGGAATATGTAGGACCAAAAGGTAAACAAATTGTTTATATGACTTTAGATTTAGAATGGAAAAAAGAACAATATTTAAAAGAGCATGATGAGTTCTTTAATGATGTCAAATATGAAGATAAAGAAGATGAAAAAGAAAATATAGCTAAAGAACTTGCAGAACTACAAAGATTAAATGAAGAAGGAAATATATCTAAAGATAATCTAGCAAATAGATTAAAAAATTTAAGTAATAAGATAAATGCATCTAATACAGAAAATTCTCAAGTTCCTCTTGAAGATATAGAAAAAGTTGCAACTTATATAATGAATACTTCTAAAGTTCAAAATAAAATAGATGAAGGAATTATTGAAAATAAAGAAGCTTATAAAAAATCAATAATTAAATCAATTTCAAATAATAGTTTCAATGGTGTAGATAAATATTATGAAGCTCTGGTAAAAAAAGAACAAAAAGATATTCTTGAAACACTAACTATATCTTTAGAACAAAATGAAAATGAAAATTTCTACCAAAAAAATATTTTATACTTCAAAGATTTAATATTTACAAATAATATTTTCCTAGCAACTTATCAATCAAAAGATAAAAATTTTTCTAAAAAATACATAATTTCAGATGAAAAAATAAAATACTATTTACATTCATCTTATTTCTATACAAAACAAAATAAAGAACTACTAGATAACTATAACCAAGCAATAAAAAATTATCAAGAATTAATTAATACCCATAATTCAAAAAATAACTCTTCCTGATTACCTAATTATAAATTTTTAATTAAAACAAAACTCCGACTATGTGGAAGTGATAGGAGTATAAAACAAGATTCACCCTAAGCATAAACAGTAACTTGAAAGACTGGAACTAAGGCAAAAATCTTAGATTTGGAGTAGGAGTTACATTTTATCAGAAAAATAAGTAGTTAATCTACTTATTAGATATTTAAATTAATTAAGCGTATTTTGATTTGTGTTAATTCTAATTTTTAGAGTTAATTAAAATCAATTATAAGGAGAAAAGAAGATGAATTTTTATTATTAAAAATAATAACTTAATAAACACTAAAAAAATAAATAAAAGGAAAAGAATGAAAAGAAAAATTATGATGTTATTAGCTCTTATGATATTACCAAATTTACTTTGGGGAGCATCAATTAGTACAGATGGCGCTACAAATGTATTAGAATCAATAAAAACAGCACTTTTTGCAGTTGCTGGTATTACTATTACTGTATTAATTGCTTATGTATCTTATCAGGTTATGCACAAAGGTCGTCCAATTGATGAGATGACAAAAATTATTGTTGGAGCTGGTTTATTAGCTTCTGCTACTGCGATTGGTGGAGTTTTTGCTTCATTTGTTAGTTAAGTAAGGTTTATTTTATGGCAAAGCAACCTGAAATATTATTTAAAGGTATGACTAGACCTGCTATGTTATATGGTGTTCCAATTTATCCTTTAATCTTAGTTATATCAATTTTTGCACTTGTTTCAGTTTGGACTAATATTATATATATGTTTTTTGTCATACCTGTAATACTAGTCATGAAATTTATTGTTATGCAAGATGATTATATGTTCAATTTGCTTTTTCAATCTTTTAAAACTAAAACACCTACCTTAAATAAAAAATATTATGGTGTAAAATCATATTCAAGTATGGAGTATAGAAAAATGAATAAAAATGTAGGATTTCCAACATTATCAATTTTAGGATTAGATTCTAACCCTACTTTTGAAAAATTCATACCTTTTTCATCTTTGATAAAAAAAGATATTGTATTAACAAAAGATTTCAATTTGGTTAGTTCGTGGAAGATTCAAGGAATTAGTTTTGAGGTAGAATCTGATGAGAATCAAGATTTTATAAAAATATTATTAGCAAATGTTTTTCAATCGTTTTCAAGTGAACCTGTAAGTTTTTATTTCCATTCTACAAGGTTTGATATAGATACAGATTTGAAAGCAAAATATGATAATTCTTATTTACAAGAAATAAATGATTTATATTATCTGTCTTTTTCAAAAGGTAATAGTAAATCAACAGATTTATATTTAACAATGATTTATAATCCATTTTTAAATAATCTAGAAAAAAGTAAATTTTTAAGTTCTTCACCAGAAAAATCAAGAAAAGAACTTTTAAATTATATTTCTAAATTTCATGATTATTCTAATAGATTAGAAGCAAATTTAAGTAAATTTGTTGCTAAAAAATTAAAAATATATGAGAAAGAAGGTAAAACTTTTTCAACACAATTAGAACTTTATAATTATTTATTGGGAGGTAAATTTCAAAAAGTAAGAGCATTAAATACACCTGTTTCTGAATATCTTATAGGTTCTTTAAAAAATATACAGTTTTCAAATGATTTAGTTCAACTTAATTATATTGATGGAACTAAAAAATTTGCACAACTAATTGAAATAAAAGATTATACTTCAATAACTTTTACAGGGATTTTAGACATTTTGATGTATTTGGATGTAAATTATACCCTTACACAATCCTTTACTCCAATGCAAAGAAATAAAGCAAAAGAAAAATTAAAAAAGCAAAAAAAACATTTTAAATCAACTGATGATGATAGTATTACTCAAGAAGCTGAGTTTGATATAGCTCTTGATAGATTAACGAATGGTGATTTATGCTTTGGTAACTACCATTTTTCTTTATCGGTTTTTGGTGAAACTATTGAAGAAACAAAATCTAATACAAATAAAGTAATTACTTGTTTGCAAGATATTGGATTACAAGTTATTCTTGCAGATATAGCACTTCCTTCTAGTTATTTTTCACAAATACCTTGCAATTTTGGTTTAAGACCTCGTGTTAGTCCAGTAACAAATGAAAATTTTGCAAGTTTAATAGCTTTGCATAATTTTGCAAAAGGTAGAAAAAAAAACAACCAATGGGGAGATGCGATAACGATATTAAAAACTCCTTCAAAACAAATATACTATTTCAATATTCATGCTGAAAAATCCAAAAATGATTTTGGCGAGTTCACATTAGGTAATTTTTTAGTTTTAGGACAAAGTGGTGGTGGAAAAACAGCAATGTTACAATTTCTAAATAATCAATTGCTGAAGTTTGCAAATAAAGAAACTTTTCCTAAAAATATTCCTGATAATTTAAAAAAGATGACTTTAGTTTATTTGGATAAAGATTATGGTGCTAAAGGGAATATTTTAAGTGCTGGAGGAAGATATATCAATATTCAAAATGGACTTGAAACAGGATTTAATCCATTTATGATTGAAAATACTAAAAACAATAAAAGAAATTTACAAATATTAATGAAAATTCTTGTTACAGCAAACGGAGAAGTATTAAAAACAAG belongs to Arcobacter defluvii and includes:
- a CDS encoding VirB3 family type IV secretion system protein, with translation MAKQPEILFKGMTRPAMLYGVPIYPLILVISIFALVSVWTNIIYMFFVIPVILVMKFIVMQDDYMFNLLFQSFKTKTPTLNKKYYGVKSYSSMEYRKMNKNVGFPTLSILGLDSNPTFEKFIPFSSLIKKDIVLTKDFNLVSSWKIQGISFEVESDENQDFIKILLANVFQSFSSEPVSFYFHSTRFDIDTDLKAKYDNSYLQEINDLYYLSFSKGNSKSTDLYLTMIYNPFLNNLEKSKFLSSSPEKSRKELLNYISKFHDYSNRLEANLSKFVAKKLKIYEKEGKTFSTQLELYNYLLGGKFQKVRALNTPVSEYLIGSLKNIQFSNDLVQLNYIDGTKKFAQLIEIKDYTSITFTGILDILMYLDVNYTLTQSFTPMQRNKAKEKLKKQKKHFKSTDDDSITQEAEFDIALDRLTNGDLCFGNYHFSLSVFGETIEETKSNTNKVITCLQDIGLQVILADIALPSSYFSQIPCNFGLRPRVSPVTNENFASLIALHNFAKGRKKNNQWGDAITILKTPSKQIYYFNIHAEKSKNDFGEFTLGNFLVLGQSGGGKTAMLQFLNNQLLKFANKETFPKNIPDNLKKMTLVYLDKDYGAKGNILSAGGRYINIQNGLETGFNPFMIENTKNNKRNLQILMKILVTANGEVLKTSEEKELANAIDFIMDFIPLSKRKYGISLLLENLTDDNTDENSLKQRFSLWKKGAKYGWVFDNENDLLDFPDDINIFGIDGTEFLNDPDVSAPLSFYILWRVTNLIDGRRFGLIADEFWQWFANLLIQEEIFNKLKTIRKENGFIGMASQSVEDVLKLKIARAIVEQTSTHIFFPNEKANKDDYVEGLSCTEEEFNIIKNFNTGMYPFLIKRGKEAAIVTLDLSTLGKENISIISTGIVHVEKVDEIFNRNDISLEEKVNELRNYYKNI
- a CDS encoding TrbC/VirB2 family protein, with protein sequence MNKRKRMKRKIMMLLALMILPNLLWGASISTDGATNVLESIKTALFAVAGITITVLIAYVSYQVMHKGRPIDEMTKIIVGAGLLASATAIGGVFASFVS